A stretch of the Arachis stenosperma cultivar V10309 chromosome 6, arast.V10309.gnm1.PFL2, whole genome shotgun sequence genome encodes the following:
- the LOC130934256 gene encoding uncharacterized protein LOC130934256: MITTSDERSVEEVDTQTEHLLDSPKENHEERNHAPQPTLREELKKREILNLYGPFPQRLKGGVAGRMYSRFLDIFASFDVNIPFIKALQQMPSYIKYINELLAKKISLKDGQTIKMNRECSALIQTEPPTKKKDPGSFHIPCAIRETMIDKGLCDLGASINLMPVSLMKKLQINELTPTDVIIKLANKTQKQAIGVVENVLVKVGNYFLPTDFVILEMEENPSHHIILGRPFLATARALIDVERRELVLRIHDEQLTFNVFKPSQEADHDNKELMEEPNRGAQAPQLRTSMVNNQCDQKEQQPSVIQKEPDPPHMRQETNFYLKRKPQVAK, from the coding sequence atgATCACCACAAGTGATGAGAGGAGTGTGGAGGAAGTAGACACACAAACAGAACACCTCCTAGACAGTCCAAAGGAAAATCATGAAGAAAGAAACCATGCACCCCAACCCACGCTCAGGGAAGAGCTAAAGAAAAGGGAGATCCTGAACTTGTATGGACCCTTTCCCCAAAGGCTCAAGGGTGGTGTAGCAGGGCGAATGTATTCAAGGTTCCTCGATATATTTGCATCTtttgatgtaaatataccattcattaaGGCCCTCCAGCAAATGCCCTCCTACATCAAGTATATAAATGAGCTACTAGCCAAAAAGATTTCATTGAAGGATGGACAAACAATAAAGATGAACAGGGAAtgcagtgctctcattcaaaCAGAACCACCCACAAAAAagaaggatccagggagttttcacaTTCCCTGTGCTATAAGAGAGACAATGATTGATAAGGGGCtctgtgacctgggagcaagtatcaatctaatgcCTGTATCCCtcatgaaaaagcttcaaatcaatGAGCTAACACCCACAGATGTAATcatcaaattggctaacaaaactcaaaagcaggcaataggagtggttgaaAACGTGTTAGTGAAAGTTGGGAACTACTTCCTTCCCACAGACTTTGTTATCCTGGAAATGGAAGAGAACCCCAGTCACCacatcattctgggaaggccattcttagccacagccagagcactTATAGATGTGGAGCGAAGAGAGCTAGtattgagaatacatgatgaacagctcacCTTCAATGTTTTCAAACCCTCACAAGAAGCAGATCATGATAACAAAGAGCTGATGGAGGAGCCAAACAGGGGAGCACAAGCACCACAACTAAGAACTTCTATGGTTAACAACCAATGTGATCAAAAGGAGCAACAGCCAAGTGTAATCCAAAAGGAACCAGACCCACCACATATGAGACAAGAAACAAATTTTTACTTAAAAAGAAAACCACAAGTAGCAAAGTGA